The genomic stretch AGCGGGAGCGCAGACAGCGCTCCCGCGTGTGGACGCCGGGTCGGCCCGAGGTCATCGAGCGGCTCGACGCCGAGGGCCTGCTGCCCGCCATCACCTTCATCTTCAGCCGCGCCGCCTGCGAGGCCGCCGTACAGCAGTGTCTGTACGCCGGACTCCGGCTCAACGACGAGGAGGCGCGGCACAAGGTGCGCGCCTTGGTCGAGGAGCGCACGGCGTCCATTCCCACCGAGGATCTGCACGTCCTCGGGTACTACGAGTGGCTGGAGGGCCTGGAGCGCGGGATCGCCGCCCATCACGCGGGCATGCTGCCGACGTTCAAGGAGGTCGTCGAGGAGCTGTTCGTGCGCGGTCTGGTCAAGGCCGTGTTCGCCACCGAGACCCTCGCGCTCGGCATCAACATGCCCGCCCGCTCGGTGGTGTTGGAGAAGCTCGTCAAGTGGAACGGCGAGCAGCACGCCGACATCACCCCGGGCGAGTACACCCAGCTCACCGGCCGCGCGGGCCGTCGAGGCATCGACGTCGAGGGCCATGCCGTCGTGCTCTGGCAGCGCGGGATGAGCCCCGAGCACCTCGCGGGGCTCGCGGGCACGCGTACGTATCCGCTGCGCTCCAGCTTCAAGCCGTCGTACAACATGGCCGTCAACCTCGTCGAGCAGTTCGGGCGGCATCGCTCGCGTGAGCTGCTGGAGACGTCGTTCGCGCAGTTCCAGGCCGACAAGTCGGTCGTCGGGATCTCCCGGCAGGTGCAGCGCAACGAGGAGGGGCTCGAAGGCTACAAGGAGTCGATGACCTGCCACCTCGGCGACTTCGACGAGTATGCGCGGCTGCGGCGGGAGTTGAAGGACCGGGAGACCGAGCTGGCCCGGCAGGGCGCCGCCCAGCGGCGGGCCGAGGCCGCGGTCGCGCTGGAGAAGCTCAAGCCCGGCGATGTCATCCATGTGCCGACCGGGAAGTACGCCGGTCTCGCGCTGGTGCTGGACCCGGGGCTGCCCGCCGGGCGGTCCAACGGCCACCGCGGCTTCGACCACCACGACGGGCCGCGGCCCTTGGTGCTCACCGCCGAGCGGCAGGTCAAGCGGCTCGCCTCGATGGACTTCCCGGTGCCGGTCGAGGCACTGGAGCGGATGCGGATCCCCAAGTCCTTCAACCCGCGCTCCCCGCAGTCCCGTCGGGACCTCGCCTCCGCGCTGCGCACCAAGGCGGGGCACATTCCGCCGGAGCGGGCCCGCAAGAAGCGGTCGCAGGCCGCCGACGACCGGGAGATCGCCCGGCTGCGCACCGCGATCCGCGCGCACCCCTGCCACGGGTGCAACGACCGTGAGGACCACGCCCGTTGGGCCGAGCGGTATCACCGGCTGCTGCGGGACACCTCGCAGCTGGAGCGGCGGATCGAGGGCCGCACCAACACCATCGCGCGCACCTTCGACCGGATCGTGGCGCTGCTGACCGAGCTGGACTATCTGCGCGCCGACGAGGTCACCGAGCACGGCAAGCGGCTCGCGCGGCTGTACGGCGAGCTGGATCTGCTGGCCAGTGAATGTCTGCGGGCGGGTGTCTGGGAGGGCCTGGCTCCCGC from Streptomyces davaonensis JCM 4913 encodes the following:
- a CDS encoding DEAD/DEAH box helicase, yielding MIVLLSVGPGTLESTMTEDLSPAERYAAARVRAAEQATALASFREMYDFGLDPFQIEACQALEAGKGVLVAAPTGSGKTIVGEFAVHLALQQGKKCFYTTPIKALSNQKYSDLCRRYGNDKVGLLTGDNSVNSDAPVVVMTTEVLRNMLYAGSQTLIGLGYVVMDEVHYLSDRFRGAVWEEVIIHLPESVTLVSLSATVSNAEEFGDWLDTVRGDTEVIVSEHRPVPLFQHVLAGRRMYDLFEEGEGSKKAVNPDLTRLARMEAQRPSYQDRRRGRAMREADRERERRQRSRVWTPGRPEVIERLDAEGLLPAITFIFSRAACEAAVQQCLYAGLRLNDEEARHKVRALVEERTASIPTEDLHVLGYYEWLEGLERGIAAHHAGMLPTFKEVVEELFVRGLVKAVFATETLALGINMPARSVVLEKLVKWNGEQHADITPGEYTQLTGRAGRRGIDVEGHAVVLWQRGMSPEHLAGLAGTRTYPLRSSFKPSYNMAVNLVEQFGRHRSRELLETSFAQFQADKSVVGISRQVQRNEEGLEGYKESMTCHLGDFDEYARLRRELKDRETELARQGAAQRRAEAAVALEKLKPGDVIHVPTGKYAGLALVLDPGLPAGRSNGHRGFDHHDGPRPLVLTAERQVKRLASMDFPVPVEALERMRIPKSFNPRSPQSRRDLASALRTKAGHIPPERARKKRSQAADDREIARLRTAIRAHPCHGCNDREDHARWAERYHRLLRDTSQLERRIEGRTNTIARTFDRIVALLTELDYLRADEVTEHGKRLARLYGELDLLASECLRAGVWEGLAPAELAACVSALVYEARVGDDAMAPKLPSGKAKAALGEMVRIWGRLDALEEDFRINQTEGVGQREPDLGFAWAAYMWASGKGLDEVLREAEMPAGDFVRWCKQVIDVLGQISAAAPSREGSSVAKAARKAVDQLLRGVVAYSSVG